In Pogoniulus pusillus isolate bPogPus1 chromosome 2, bPogPus1.pri, whole genome shotgun sequence, the following are encoded in one genomic region:
- the TMEM169 gene encoding transmembrane protein 169, which produces MPSEVLESSSELEETVQKESKSGSQSPHRGSMRRAVGTTVTFDGEATVDRRKKKKKESRPESIIVYRSENENKVEEEQADEEGGEKSSEEGSKFLGQSMADGVWNTPSDSRYVTLTGTITRGKKKGQMVDIHVTLTDKELQELAKSKEPPKEDVPEKKKKCNIGLDRGPHIVLWTIICLPIIFVVSFVVSFYYGTITWYNIFLVYNEERTFWHKITFCPFLIIFYPFIIVVVSFSLGLYSAVVQVAWSFGYWWHAVRDMEKGFCGWLCSKLGLEDCSPYSIVELLDSDNISGSLSGKGSAQGMETSAV; this is translated from the exons ATGCCAAGTGAAGTGCTTGAAAGCAGTAGTGAGCTAGAGGAGACAGTACAGAAGGAGAGCAAATCTGGAAGCCAGAGCCCTCACCGTGGCTCCAtgagaagagctgtgggaaccaCTGTCACCTTTGACGGGGAAGCCACTGTGGAccggaggaaaaagaagaagaaagagtctCGTCCCGAGTCAATAATCGTGTATCGGTCGGAGAATGAGAATAAGGTGGAAGAGGAACAGGCAGATGAAGAAGGAGGGGAGAAGAGCTCTGAGGAAGGCTCCAAGTTCCTGGGTCAGTCCATGGCAGATG GTGTCTGGAACACACCTTCAGACAGCCGATACGTCACCTTGACTGGAACAATCAccaggggaaagaagaagggtcagatggtgGATATCCATGTCACACTAACGGACAAAGAGCTGCAAGAACTGGCTAAGTCAAAGGAGCCTCCTAAAGAGGACGTAcctgagaagaagaagaaatgtaaTATTGGGCTGGACAGAGGACCCCATATTGTCCTCTGGACCATCATCTGCCTCCCCATCATTTTTGTAGTGTCCTTTGTGGTTTCATTCTACTATGGAACCATTACATGGTACAACATCTTCTTGGTGTACAATGAAGAGAGGACCTTCTGGCACAAAATCACCTTTTGTCCTTTTTTGATCATCTTCTACCCATTTATAATTGTGGTGGTGTCTTTTTCCCTAGGCCTGTACTCAGCTGTGGTCCAGGTGGCGTGGTCTTTTGGGTACTGGTGGCATGCTGTCAGGGATATGGAGAAAGGCTTCTGTGGTTGGCTTTGCAGCAAGCTGGGTTTGGAAGATTGTTCTCCATACAGTATTGTTGAGCTGCTGGATTCTGACAATATCTCAGGTAGTCTCTCTGGCAAGGGCTCTGCACAGGGCATGGAGACCTCAGCAGTCTGA